One Varibaculum prostatecancerukia genomic window, AGAGCCGTCAACAATTGCACGCCCGCGTTAATCAACTGGGGGATTGCCTGGATGATCGCGCTAAGGATAGAGGTAATAATCAACGGCAAAGCCCCGGTGATAGCGGTAATAATTTCAGGCAAGGCACCAACCAGCGCGGTTAACAGCTGGATACCAGCTTGGATAATCTGGGGGACGGCTCCGATTACGAAAGAAATAATCGCACCAATCAACTCCGGTAGAGCCTCAACAAGCACCGGGATAGCCGCAATTAACCCCTCAGCAAGACCAGTAATTAACTGCAGGGCTGCATCCAAAATAAGTGGCAAATTATCGATGAGCCCCTGGATCATGGTCATCAGCATTTCTACCGCCGCCGGGATCAGTTCCGGTAGAGCCTCGCCGATACCAGCTACCAAGGTGGCGATAATCTGGACCGCTGCCTCCAACAGGCTCGGAAGTGCCTCAATAATTGCTTCCACCAATGCCACAATTAACGTCACGGCAGTGTCTGCCAAGGAAGGCAGAACAGCGATAATGCCCTCCAACAAAGAGGTGAGGATACTCATCCCGGTATCTACCACTTGCGGGAGCTGGCTAGAAATAAACTCCAGGGCTTCCTTCAAGATTTCTCCGAGGGTGTCGATAAAGGCCGGTGCGCCCCCGGTCTCGAACGCTTCGGTGAGTTCATCGACCCAACCATTAACCATCGGCATCACCGTGCCGGCCAAAGCCGTGGTCAAACCTCCAGCAAGTAGGCCTTTAAGGTTATCGACCCCGTCTTTTAGCGTAGCTAGTTGGCCAGAGAAGGTTTTGGATTGGGCATCCATCGCCCCATAAAACCGGCCACCCTCACTTGTGGCACTAGCAAACGCATCCGCAACCATATCCGCACTGATCGCGCCCTTAGCCATCTCTTCTTTGAGCTCACCGATACTTTTACCGGTCTTACGGGAAATCTCCTCTAAAGGGTTGAACCCCGCGTTAATCATCTGGTTCAAATCCTGACCCGTCAGCTTGCCAGTAGAGCTCATTTGAGCAAACGCCAACGTTAGGGATTCGAACTTTCCAGCATCCCCCTGGCTGATATCACCTAACTGTTTGAGGCGTACCTGGGATTCTTCAGCGCTCATGCCGAACCCCATCAACGTTTGGGTGGCCTTGGCTAGATCCTCCATCCCAAATGGAGTACGAGCCGCTTCCAACTTGAGGTTATTAACCAGTTTCTGAGCCTTGGCTTGATCACCCAGCATCGTGGTAAACGAGGTGGTGTATTGCTCCATCCGGGCGTTATAGTCCAAACCATCCTTCATCGCTGAGCCGAAGCCTTTAGCGATACCCGCGATGGCGTGCCCGATAGCTTTAACCCCACCAACAACAGCTTCCGCTGCCAGGCTGGCTTTAAGCACGTCACCAAAAATGCGGGTCTTCGAACTGGTACCGTCCATCTGAGAGCCCAGCTCATCTACAGCATTTTCTAGGTGTCCGGTGTCCTTAGCTGCAGTTTTCGCATCATCACCCGCACCGTCAGCCTCATCGGCAAACTTGGAAAGAGCAGAATTATTCTCTTTAAGCTCACCCTCAAGACCATTCAAAGTCGCCTGAGCGTTATTGAGCTGAATCTGCCAATTCTTCGTCCGAGAATCATTTTCCCCAAAACTGGTAGCAGAGTTATCAAGAGCACTCTTAAGGGTCTGGATCTTGGCTTTTTGCGCCTCAATCTCTTTGCCCAAAACCTGGTTACGAGAAGTCAACGCTGAAGCGGACTTATCGTTCTTATCGAACTGAGAAGCCACCAACTTCATCTCGGATCCCAAAACCCGCATCTCACGATTAATATCCGTGATCGCGCGCTTAAACTCCCGCTCACCCTCAAGGCCAATCTTCAAACCAAAAGACGAATCAGCCATGACGGGATGTCACCTCCTATGGGACACTGGAATTGTCTGGGTTAGCGGATGAAGGGATGAACCATGGAAACGAGTGCAGAAGACACCGAGGAAATGCGGGCGTATGAGCTCGCCGCAGTTCTCGGCGAGTTGGCAGATCATCTACCTCTATCGGACGCCCTCGAAGCAGCGACAATGCAGGAAAGTGGGCGCTGGTGGTTTTCTCAACGAACCCATTTGACAGGCTGTTTAGCAGGCACCGCCCTTAAGGAAAATTGGGAAGGTGCTATTGCTAAAAATATTTGGTGTAATCAGCAAAAGCTCAAGCGCGTGGATGCCAGGCTATGGGTCCTTGAGGCTCTCGGTCTCGTTACCGAAAACGATCGTTATATCCTCGAACACCTTTTGACCATGCATAAAGAAAGAACTGGCGG contains:
- a CDS encoding phage tail protein, whose protein sequence is MADSSFGLKIGLEGEREFKRAITDINREMRVLGSEMKLVASQFDKNDKSASALTSRNQVLGKEIEAQKAKIQTLKSALDNSATSFGENDSRTKNWQIQLNNAQATLNGLEGELKENNSALSKFADEADGAGDDAKTAAKDTGHLENAVDELGSQMDGTSSKTRIFGDVLKASLAAEAVVGGVKAIGHAIAGIAKGFGSAMKDGLDYNARMEQYTTSFTTMLGDQAKAQKLVNNLKLEAARTPFGMEDLAKATQTLMGFGMSAEESQVRLKQLGDISQGDAGKFESLTLAFAQMSSTGKLTGQDLNQMINAGFNPLEEISRKTGKSIGELKEEMAKGAISADMVADAFASATSEGGRFYGAMDAQSKTFSGQLATLKDGVDNLKGLLAGGLTTALAGTVMPMVNGWVDELTEAFETGGAPAFIDTLGEILKEALEFISSQLPQVVDTGMSILTSLLEGIIAVLPSLADTAVTLIVALVEAIIEALPSLLEAAVQIIATLVAGIGEALPELIPAAVEMLMTMIQGLIDNLPLILDAALQLITGLAEGLIAAIPVLVEALPELIGAIISFVIGAVPQIIQAGIQLLTALVGALPEIITAITGALPLIITSILSAIIQAIPQLINAGVQLLTALIGALPTIINAIVAALPQIISAILSAIGGAIPLLVQAGIQLLTSLIRALPTIIGTVVSAIPRIIYGIVRAVMGGVGQMINAGASLVSGLWQGIQSLAGWLWNRVANWVSSIWNGILGFFGIHSPSKQMAWVGDMLVAGLAGAITTRGHKAVDAAANMAKDTMDAMGELTNGVNVPIKVSKDLSLPSTDLTPAPVNQTSQTEKETKTRSVDVQGVADATATRILKGLDIKVVLSDGTLVGKLAPKIDQQLSRISRRANLLAAGV